GTCTCTGTtctcgtagcagaagatatcttcctccaacaaaaccgagatggacATGACCCCCGCCAATACTCCAGCCGCTACCGAGGATACGGTTCGGTACCGGCAGATTCATCAGCCGCTGTACGTGGGACCCTCTGCAGGTTACACTGCCTGTTTAAGGATGCCATACCATATCTCAAAATGAACGAAGTCACGCTCATAGGGCCCCTTCTTCTGCTGAAACGGATCGATGTGGTGTTTGACATGATACGCGTAAGGGCAGCCGTTGCATCGACGTAGTTCGTgaagctcagccggtcgtctTAGGTATTTGATCGCACGGTCTAACTGCAATCGTACTTCAGTGTGCAGATTGAAATTTGGTGACCAGCACCATCTAGGTTTTGTGATGAGCCAGACGCAGGCTTTTGAAGCGCATATAGTGTTCCACCCTATCGatcgctactgtggcgagtagctgaACTTCTTTCGTGAAAGGGCCCAACGCTAGGAGAACCACATTATCCGCGAATCCAACTAGTCTATCTCCCGTAGGGAGACGCAAGCTTCACACGATATTCCATATAACTGGGCCTTTGTAGGACAACTGCTGAGACGCCCATTGTTTAACTTCGTCACTGGTCATTTATTGCAGATGGCGGATGCGGAAGTAGCAATTCAGCATCCTACGAATACATGCCGGGATCCTCAATCTGATGAGCGACGATGccatcgctgtccaactgatgTTGTTAAAGGCGTTTAGCACGTCAAGAGTGACTACTGAGCAAAGGAGGTCCTCTCTTCTGCTTTAGTCTGGTTTTGTATGCTACCTCGATGCTGGACCGAATAGCATCCACCGTGTTGCGGCCTTTCCGTAAACCAAACTGTTCGTCGGAGAGACCGTTCTCGCATTCTTCGCTGGATCACCTTCTCGAACACCTTGCCAGCTGTATTCAACAGGCATATCGGATGGGTCGCCTGGTGACTCAGCTATGCTCAATAGATGGATTCATGTTGCTTTGGAGGAGTTTTCGATGTCGACATTCGAACTCGAGTTCAGTTCCTCCGACGTCAAAACAACTAGCGAACCCTTGATGTGACTAAACACTAATTGACCGTAGTTTAACAGGAATCGCAAAAGGGATTGTCATCATAATCATCACTCTGCTCGGATagacattcaattttttttattgaaattttcccaTTCATTACCATCCTTTATCTCATGATGGGTTTTACTAAGTTTATCTTTACACGTATTAGGGAATGTGAATGGCTTGGTTTACTAACAAAAATCGTTACAGAACATCGCGTTTAAGCTTagtttttttcatcgttttccAGAATAAAATCAGACTATTTCTATTGGACGGTAAGGCACGAACGGATATgtcaaacttttttgtttatctaAAACTTACGACTACATTGGACGGACGTTGACGTATTTATTAAGGCGCATTGAGATTTCTACGGTACgagttgagatttttttgtaaaacgtCATTTAAAATTCTTCTTCTTCAATCCTATTTTTACATAGTAACGCTGCATTGCACAAGTAACTTCGTTTACAGAATTCATTGTGCAAGTTCTACTAACATTTGAAACACTGTAATAAActtatttgtaactttttgttttttaaccaaaaaaagtatgaaaattaaattttacaccgTGATTTTTATGcattataaaatatcaaaaataaaatgcagaaaacaattgattccataaaatcaaatcgaaaaaaatcaagcaacattttgaaaaagaaaagatgCTTTGTGCTGAAGTTTGCGTCTGCCCTTTTTCGCACTAGAACAACAATTTCAGTAAAAGTGCTGCCAACGATACTAGAAATGCATTTAAACTACCCGTGATACCTCCGGTAGCGTTTCGATAAATCAACCAGGGAAATACTTTGATGTAGTTCTCCGTTTCCTGCCAAGGGTTTTCGCCGTCATCGAAGTGCATCGGACATTGATCCCGCTCTCTTTCATACTCGGTCATGTCTACTGCAACGACGGCACCTTCGGTATAATTCCAGGAAGTTACATCCTGTTTAACATTACAAAAAGCTCCCACCGCTTGGGACATGAGAACGCGATTCAAATCTGCTCTCTGATAGACCCAGCAACGGTACTTGGACAGCGGATCCAGATCATCGTAGGTAATTAGATACGACTTAAGATTTTCTTGCCAAAAACCAATACATTTCATGCGATAATCTGGATCGCTGTAGATATCAACCGGTCTACCGAGATAATCGACGGACAAGCAATAGTTGGCATCGATGGCCATCTCTTTCTGATCGGTATCACAGACGGAAAAGTCGGAAATGTTTTGCTTACAGCGAATATCGGGACGAGGACTCAACGTAACACCACCAAGAATTCGTGTCTTGAAGGGTGATTCTCCCTTTTGTGTAAAGTTAAACTTACCCGCTACAGGACAACGAACCGGAACAGGCTTGGCGGCCAAAAACAGATCATAACGCCATTCCTCCTTGTTGGGGAATTGCACCCAAGAACATACCGTGCTGAAGTCATCCTTGATAACAGCCAGACCCTTCCTGTATCGGATCACGTTATGATGCCGCGGCACGAAATCGAAACAGATGAAATCTTTCTGGCAACCGTCCACCGTTAATCGAGCCATCATAATACGACTATCACGCTGTTCCCGACAAACGTAGATGGTCCTTCGGTATCGAGCCCTATCCGGGTAGTACGTTTCAATGATATGCGTTTCGTTGATTGTTACTTCTGCGTCTACATTAGCTGTATTGACCCATTCTCCGGTGAAATTCTGCGGGAAACGGCATCCCGGTTCTACAACTTCCGATTTGACCGGCGTCACCCGATATCGCTCAGGAGACTTTTCCACCGTTTTCAGAGTATTACATTCGGCCGTAATGGAAGCACCGAAGTAGAGATCGTCGTCACGATTCTTAAGGAAGCATCGATACTTTTCGTCCTCTCGCGATTCCTTTGTATTGACTACGGCAAAATAGTGGTTTTTGCCGATAAACCAGTCTCCGAGGCAACTGAACTCCACGACTCCGTTGAAAGTTCCATCCATTCCCTGACACTGTTTGTAGGTGATGTTGAACTTTTGGTTCTGAATCAAAAACTGAGTACCGGGCGTCTGGCAGGACTGGATCCGAGCATCGGGATTGTCACACTCACCCGTGAAGCGGAAACGATTCTAAAAAGGTGATTTAAATTATAGTTTTATCCATATTTAGCTTCTCATTAGTTTCGAAGTACTAACCTGATAGGCAAAGTTCCAAACACCTTCCAGAGACGATCTACAACTTATGGGAACgaagtttttgttgaacaaagtaATTAACTGTTGATCTCTTCTTAGACCACGGCAAATCCTCTCGATTGTGGGTTGTGCGTTTCTTTCCAACGTCACACAGGGAGCTAAGAATAAACCAAATCATGCATAACGTGTTTAAATACAGAGGATTGAGAACATACTTTCAAATTTCTCGAACACGTTCAGCGTCCGCGGGAACGCATTAACGCAGGTGTAGCAATCGCCCACACCCTTGAAGATCAGGGTATGGTCGGATCCGTTCCGGCTGCTGGCTATGCATTCTCCCCGAATGCGTCCCTGCTTTGGATTGACCCGTTCATAGGACGTTTCGTCAACGGTGGTTGTTGTGGGCTCACCCGTTTCCCAGCTGAACCACGTTCCCTGGAGCACTTTCGGTATATCACAGAGCCTGCCCTGCCGAGCCGTTGCGACTGGGaacatataaaaattaattggaTTAATGCCACATtcatgaataattgaaaaaaaagtccgtTTCTGGTtataaaattgaatataaataagttttgatttaaataatttttttcttctcagaaAAATATTGACACGCCCTAGCAAATAATTCGATGGCAAGGGCGAGGGCGTGTCTTGGGTTAGCTTCAGGTTTTAcaaaacattccaaaacgctGACTTACCTGATAGGCACGCAAAAAGCAAAACCACCAATAGATTCTGCTTCATTTTCACTAGCAAATGCACATTGAAAGAACCCTAATCGAAACCAAATTAAACTattaattcttaaaaataaagGACCGATCCGAGATTGATGTTATGCACTTGATTCGTTGATGGCTTTTGTTAATGAATGAGGGAAGCGCACACAAACGCATATACCCGAACTCACGCGAATGAATCACTCTGACGGTTTGTCGCTGTCATTCGCCGCAAACAAAACATTATCTGACAACAGCGCTAATTTGTATAAGTGCGGTGAGTAGCTTAACTGTCTGAACACTGAAAAACAAGAATATCAAAGAATGAGAAGTTTAACGCCAGAAGTGTTCTAGTTTCATGTGATAATGCGTATGCATTTTTTGTGGATACGTTTTTAAATGATATTGCTGCATTAACTGCAATAGATGAACATAGTTTACAGTCAACTGAGGAACAATTTATAGCCAACatgtaagaatttaaaaatttaaattaaaaaaaaatcttttcaacagATCTTATTAGACACAGATTCCAAGAACGACTCATTATAATTCATTTCTGCCCTGTATGACCGCATTATTAGTGAATAACTTTATCACAGCTAATGTGTATTTCAATCTAACCGTGTACTACTGAACAGCAAGGACGCATTTTCCAAAACCATCAGAGCCAGATGGTTAAATTGGCGCTAGTAGCAGTTACAATGATTTCCAACAAAAATGATCCGCGATCCCGCAACCAAAACAAACCGCGTATATAGCGCACGTGCGTTGATAGTAGAATTGGTAGAATAATatacatgaatttttaaaaacgtttacTTCAATCCATATTTTTCCAGTAATTTCCAATCTCTAAAATGGCAAGAATTCAAATGTTAAACTTTTGCAACAAATCACAATCAGAAGGTAAGTGAATTAATTTACTTATGGTCACCAAGAACAAGCGTATGCATTGGCGACTACCGCATGTAACTCAGCTTATTTGGTACTCAACAGCAATGCTTATCAAgacatcaaatttcaaattctattttaaattctagaaagtttaaaaaattctgaactTCACGTTCTCATCAACAACTGCAGCTGGAAGGAATGTTTCGAAAGCGAAGGGTTCAGATTTAACCCCGACAAGCTATCCGAGACAGACCGTGAGGATTTACTGAAGGCGGCAATAATTGCTTTGGGTGCCTTTATACAGAACAATTTTCTGGGTCCCAAACAAACCTGCGAAAAGGCAATCACTATTGTCGAAGGTATTGATTACCGAGACAAGCTTAGATCCGATGGAGAAGAGTTGAATGTCAACGTGTTTAGCCCAGAGCTGTTATACATGTGCAAAATTATCTTCGATGGTCTGGTACTGGCTgataatgaaattgaattggaaTTCGATGAAGCTGTTTGGTATTTGCGATTTTTAGTAACCTATCAAAGATGTTTGGACGACTTAACTCATAGCCTTTACGTTAAATTTGACCGTTTGGTAAACTTTTTGGAAAGTCGTTTTGATTCATTGGATAATATGAATTGGAAAATTCAAACTCATTTGGAGATTCTTCAAGGATACATTCTATTCAAACGTGTTTCCAAATCGGCACGATGGATGACCCGATTGGAGGAGTTGAGCGGAATAAAAATATCGATTGAAGGTGTCCTTGGTGTAAGGACAAAATACCAGCAGAACCCACTACCCCAACTAACCCTGCGAACGGAAGGGTCGGATGCTCTGGGACTACCCTCTTCGAAGGAAACTCATGGTCATGTGAGCTTACCGACTGTACTGAAATTGGATGATGATTTGCGTTTGGAGAAGGTGCAATTTGTAGTTGAGCACGAAAACGACTCCGTTCAGTTACCGAGTCTTATTCAGCAAATCGTGCTTACAAAAGTGTAAGTTACTGTAATTTATTTTGATCGATTTTTAATCTTTATAAGTTTATCTTTTTTAGATTGTACTTGAAAGTTTCTCAGCCAAAAGATACTCTAGCAGATGAAGAACTTAAACCGTACCTCACCTCGTTGCTGTATCAGAGCCACGGTCCCTGGTCAACGAGAGTTGCAGCATTGTTCATGAACATCGAACAAGAGGCCAACCACAAACGAACTGTAGATCGTTCGCTGAAACAGTGTGAGGAGCTAGTATCCCTCCTAGAATCGGCCCAGCCAACTCCTATGGCAGATCGGTTTTCTTTAGCTTTTTGTTCAGCTTTAATTCCACGATGGCTCATTAAGGCCAGATTAGGCGATTTGATGATTAGCTTGGGCTTGATCAAGTCTGCTTTAGATTTGTTTTTGGAACTCCAACTGTGGGAGAATGTTATTGCCTGTTACAACCATTTGGAACTACGCCACAAGTCGGCTGAAATTATTCGCCAGGAAATAGACAAGAAACCTACGGTGACACTGTTCTGCTTGCTAGGTGATGCCACTGACGACATCGAATGTTACCGGAAGGCATGGGAACTATCCAACGAGAGCAGTGCTCGTGCCCAGCGCCATTGGGGAAACTATTATTTCGCGAGGAAACAATATTCGGAAGCAATTGTTCATTTGAACAAATCGATCGATATNNNNNNNNNNNNNNNNNNNNNNNNNNNNNNNNNNNNNNNNNNNNNNNNNNNNNNNNNNNNNNNNNNNNNNNNNNNNNNNNNNNNNNNNNNNNNNNNNNNNNNNNNNNNNNNNNNNNNNNNNNNNNNNNNNNNNNNNNNNNNNNNNNNNNNNNNNNNNNNNNNNNNNNNNNNNNNNNNNNNNNNNNNNNNNNNNNNNNNNNNNNNNNNNNNNNNNNNNNNNNNNNNNNNNNNNNNNNNNNNNNNNNNNNNNNNNNNNNNNNNNNNNNNNNNNNNNNNNNNNNNNNNNNNNNNNNNNNNNNNNNNNNNNNNNNNNNNNNNNNNNNNNNNNNNNNNNNNNNNNNNNNNNNNNNNNNNNNNNNNNNNNNNNNNNNNNNNNNNNNNNNNNNNNNNNNNNNNNNNNNNNNNNNNNNNNNNNNNNNNNNNNNNNNNNNNNNNNNNNNNNNNNNNNNNNNNNNNNNNNNNNNNNNNNNNNNNNNNNNNNNNNNNNNNNNNNNNNNNNNTCATCACATTTGATAGGCCCCCGAAAGGCGCGCCGGCGCATTTCGTGACACAAAGCCCATCAGAGTCAAAGATTAAGCGGTAATTTTTAACTCTGGTAGAGTTAAGAGAATGttcatttttgctcttttttgtTAAGGCTCCTCCAAAACACATTCGCTGTTCCGTGCCGTTCCGTATCCGCCCGAAATGAAATCTCAAAAGCGATTCTAATCTGTCCATTTCAATTCTCTTTTGGGATCGAATCGAAACctcctaaaaataaaaatagagccGTCTCAAGCCAGGCCGCATGTTGTTGGTGGACGTCGAACAGAAGGCTCTCATCCAGGATGTTGAACTTAAATCTCAAATTGCCAAATCTCGACCCCACACTGAATGGCTCGATCAGCAGGTAAGATTGACGTTCTGTGTATTGTACCCTAAATCATACTCAAATTACAGAAACTACTCGTGGTTGAAGGTCGCCGGATGTACTAACCCATTTGGACAGAAACATCACAAGCAACATTTGAATGAGTAAACAAATTTTGGCCTAACTGAATAACAGTAGTGGGCACCAGAAACACACCACATACAACATCTGCACACCATAGTGACGTCGAACTTTATTAATCTGTATCTCTGTATTCTTTTTATTCCATTTCTCATAATACCATCACAATcaattaaataaaaccaaaaattttttggCTCTCTCTAACATATTCAAAGTTGGtaagtttcaaaattgaactCATTGGTATCTAAGAGTGAAGTTTGGATTTGCATTTGCATACTTTCTGGattgttttcttaaaaattatacaCTGTTTGCATGCATTTTCGTTAAAAGTTTTTCGTTCAagaattttatccaaaaaaatacTAATCACATTCCGtacaaaattttagatatcTATGGACGAAATCCGTCGTGAGGCTGCCGAGCACAATATTTGTACGGATTTGGCTGCGTATTTGCCCCCGGCCGACAAGCGTGGTATGATGGATCCTCGATTGCAGCTGTACGGCTACACGACGGAAACGATCCACATGTTGCTGCTGCCGATGATCAAGAACAAGAAGGAAGCGCTCGGATCGATGGGTAACGATGCGCCGCTTGCCTGTTTGTCCGCATTCCAACCGTTGCCGTACGAGTACTTCAAGCAGCTGTTCGCCCAGGTCACCAACCCACCGATCGATCCCTTCCGGTAAGTTAGAAGGGGGCTTATTCCAATTGGCATTTTACCACGTCTTTTTCATTCCTCAATTACACAGCGAGAAGATCATCATGTCACTGCAATGCCCAGTTGGGCCGGAAGCTAACCTGCTTGCGGCTTCACCATCCCAGGTACATCGCATCTGGCTAGATAACCCTATCCTAAGCATCCCAGATACTGAAATCCTCAAAAGGAATCAGCATCGTGGATGGAAGACTAAGGTAATCGATATCACTTTCCCAGCTAAAGAGGGACCGGATGGTTATTTGACCGGTCTGCGTCGTATTTGTTCCGAAGCTCAAAGTGCCGCGCAGAACGATTTCCAGCTGTTGATGTTGTCGGATCGTGCTGCGGGGCCCCAGCGAGCTCCCATTTCTGGACTATTGGCACTGGGCGCCGTTCACCATCATCTCATCGAGACACGTCAACGCATGAAGGTTGGTCTGTTGCTGGAGACTGCCGAAGCCAGGGAAGTTCACCACGTTTGTGTGCTGTTGGGTTACGGAGCTGACGCCATTTGCCCGTATTTGGTATTCGAGTTGGCCGAAGCTCTACGTGATGAGACTGTCATCGACCCAACGTTGACAAACGACGCGATCTACAAGGCATACGCACAAGCTGTCGAAACAGGTATTCTAAAGGTTATGGCAAAGATGGGAATCTCCACGCTGCAGTCCTATAAGGGTGCACAAATCTTCGAAGCTGTTGGACTGGGTAACGATGTAATTGATCTTTGCTTCCGTGGAACTCAGTCCCGTATTGGAGGTGTTAACCTGAAAACGCTTGCACAAGAAGGTCTGGAGCGGCACGAAATGATTTACGGGTTGCACAATGCCGATACGAAAATTTTGAGGAACCCAGGTCAATTCCACTGGAGAGCTGGCGGTGAAGGTCACATCAACGAACCGGCTGCCATTGCGGCTCTACAAGAAGCATCCATCAATGAGAATAAATCAGCGTACGCCAGGTTCCGCGATACTACCATGAATAGTGTAAAACAATGCACGCTTCGTGGTCAGCTTCAATTCGTGAAAGGCCGTCCGAAGATCGACATTTCCGAGGTTGAACCGGCGAGTGAAATTGTTAAACGTTTCGCAACCGGAGCGATGAGCTTTGGCAGTATTTCGTTGGAAGCTCATTCAACGTTGGCTATCTCAATGAACAGAATCGGCGGAAAAAGCAATACCGGTGAGGGTGGCGAAAACGCTGATCGTTATTTGAACCAGGATCCTCAACATAACAAGCGTTCAGCTATTAAGCAGGTAGCTTCGGGTCGATTCGGTGTAACGGCAGCTTATCTAGCCAACGCAGATGATTTGCAAATTAAAATGGCTCAAGGTGCCAAGCCTGGAGAGGGTGGTGAGCTACCTGGTTACAAAGTTTCCGAGGACATTGCCCATACTCGTCACTCGGTTGCCGGTGTGGGATTGATTTCACCACCTCCCCACCACGATATCTATTCTATTGAAGATTTGGCCGAGTTGATTTACGATTTGAAATGCGCGAACCCGAGGGCACGTATCAGCGTGAAGCTAGTTTCGGAGGTGGGAGTTGGTGTTGTAGCTTCCGGTGTTGCCAAGGGTAAAGCTGAGCATATTGTTATCTCTGGACACGATGGTGGTACCGGTGCCAGCTCCTGGACCGGTATCAAATCAGCCGGTTTGCCGTGGGAGTTGGGAGTTGCTGAAACCCACCAAGTTCTGGTATTGAACGATCTGCGCTccaggtaatttattctaaaaaaaatggtcaacgaatatttaaataaaaaaatcgttttcaacaGAGTCGTGGTTCAAGCCGACGGACAGCTACGTACAGGGTTCGACGTGGCGGTTGCTGCCATTCTTGGTGCGGATGAGTTTGGTTTCAGTACTGCACCCTTGATTGTGATGGGTTGTACAATGATGCGTAAGTGTCATTTGAACACCTGCCCGGTTGGTATTGCTACCCAGGATCCGGTGCTGCGGGCCAAGTTTGCTGGCAAACCGGAACATGTCATCAACTACTTCTTTATGCTGGCTGAAGAGGTAACTATaggatttttcagcaaattcCGGTCTAAACActattgttatgttttttttttctcagatccGCGAAATCATGGCAAATTTGGGTCTACGGAAGTTCCAGGAACTTATCGGTCGAACTGACCTGTTGCAAGTTCGAGAGGGTTTGAACAATAAGGCATCGCTTCTGGACCTTCAAATGGTTCTGAAGAGTGCGTTGGATTTGCGTCCCGGTACAAACATTATCGGAGGTTCCCTGAAACAGGACTTTGTGCTGCAAAATCGTGTGGATAACGAGTTGATTGCAAAATCCCAGGGTGTCATCGATGGAAAGGAACAGTCGGTGACctttaacattaaaatcaagaaCGAGGAGCGTGCATTTACTAGTACGTTGAGTTATGAAATCGCTCGAAAGTATGGAGATGATGGTCTACCGAATGGTCGATCGATCAACATAAATCTGGAGGGATCAGCCGGGCAGAGCTTCGGTGCGTTCCTAGCTAAGGGTATACATTTAAATCTCGTTGGTGACGCTAATGACTACGTAGGTAAGGGCTTGTCGGGTGGATCAATCATCATTCGTCCACCGGCAGAGTCGCCATTCGAATCGCACTTGAACGTGATCGTTGGAAATGTATGCCTGTACGGAGCTACTTCAGGAAGAGCTTTCTTCAGAGGTATTGCTGCCGAACGATTCTGTGTGCGTAACTCGGGAGTTACGGCCGTTGTAGAGGGTGTTGGCGATCACGGTTGTGAATACATGACCGGTGGTGTGGTTTTGATCTTGGGTCTCACAGGCCGGAACTTCGCAGCCGGTATGTCTGGCGGTATTGCTTATGTTTTAGATGTCGATGGAACATTCCGCTCGAAGGTGAACCCAGGTATGGTTGAACTGCTCGGATTGGAGCTGGATGAGGATCGTGCATTTGTTAAAAGTTTGTTGgaagaatttgttgaaaaaacggGATCTGTTGTTGCCAAAGACTTGTTGGCTATCTGGCCGGAACCATGCCAACAGTTTGTGAAAGTTTTCCCCTATGAGTATCAAAAGGTGTTGAAGGCCCAAAAGGAAGCACAAATTTTACAGAAAGAAATCAAGAGCATCACAAACGGATCGCAAAAGGTCGAACCAAGTGTCAAAGATATTGAGGAGTCTATACAAGATGCTGTTCTGGCAAAGAAAAAGTTGGATCAAGTTCTTGACAAGACCAGAGGTTTCATTAAGTACAAGCGTGAAACATCGGTTTACAGAAATGCTACTGAACGTCAAAAGGATTGGAATGAGGTCTTCAATTTCCCGCACGTTCGGAAGAATTTAAAAGTACAGGCCGCACGATGCATGGAGTGTGGAGTTCCGTTCTGTCAGTCGAACTCACATGGGTGTCCTCTGGGAAATATTATTCCAAAGTGGAACGACTTAGTGTTCCATGGTAGCTGGAAAGAGGCCATCAACCAGTTGTTGCAAACCAACAACTTCCCAGAGTTCACTGGTCGCGTCTGTCCTGCGCCATGTGAGGGAGCTTGTGTGTTGGGAATTTCCGAGCCAGCTGTAACGATCAAGAATATTGAATGCGCTATCATAGATCATGCCTTTGAACAGGGCTGGATTACTCCTCAAATACCAGCGAAGAGGACCGGAAAGCGGGTAGCAGTCATAGGTTCCGGTCCAGCAGGGTTGGCCGCTGCTCAGCAGCTCAATAAGGCGGGACACTTGGTTACAGTTTACGAGAGAAACGATCGTCCAGGTGGCTTGCTGCAATACGGCATTCCAACTATGAAGCTGTCTAAGGAAGTTGTCAAGAGGCGTACCGACTTGATGGCTGCCGAGGGCATCGAATTCAAATGCAATGTTCACATTGGAAAGGATGTGATGCCTTCGCAGCTGGAAAAGGAATACGATGCAGTTCTGTTCACTACCGGTGCGACCTGGCCTCGTGATCTAAATCTACCAAACCGTGATTTGAAGGGTATTTACTTCGCTATGGAATTCTTGGAGGCTAGCCAGAAGAAGTTGCTGGGTAGTCGCCCTGATTGGATTTCGGCTGAAGGAAAAGATGTGATCGTAATTGGAGGTGGTGATACCGGGTGCGATTGTATTGCCACTTCGCTACGCCAAGGTGCCAAAACGATAACAACGTTCGAAATCTTGCCAACACCTCCGGAGAAACGAGCCGAAGACAATCCATGGCCACAGTGGCCAAAGATCTTCCGGTGGGTTTCAACTTAGTTTAGTTAGAGAAgagtatttataaaattttcaaatcttttagGGTTGACTATGGTCACGAAGAGGTCCGCGTCAAATGGGGTAAGGACCCCCGTCAATACAGCACAACTACTAAGGAGTTCGTAAGCGACGGAAATGGTCACATCAAGGGTGTCAATACGATTGAGGTCGAGTGGACTCAGAGCCCTACCGGTCAGTGGAGCATGAAGGAAGTTGCCGGTACCGAAAAGTATTTCCCAGCAGATCTGATTCTGCTGGCCATGGGATTCTTGGGGCCGGA
This sequence is a window from Uranotaenia lowii strain MFRU-FL chromosome 3, ASM2978415v1, whole genome shotgun sequence. Protein-coding genes within it:
- the LOC129754323 gene encoding uncharacterized protein LOC129754323; this translates as MKQNLLVVLLFACLSVATARQGRLCDIPKVLQGTWFSWETGEPTTTTVDETSYERVNPKQGRIRGECIASSRNGSDHTLIFKGVGDCYTCVNAFPRTLNVFEKFETPCVTLERNAQPTIERICRGLRRDQQLITLFNKNFVPISCRSSLEGVWNFAYQNRFRFTGECDNPDARIQSCQTPGTQFLIQNQKFNITYKQCQGMDGTFNGVVEFSCLGDWFIGKNHYFAVVNTKESREDEKYRCFLKNRDDDLYFGASITAECNTLKTVEKSPERYRVTPVKSEVVEPGCRFPQNFTGEWVNTANVDAEVTINETHIIETYYPDRARYRRTIYVCREQRDSRIMMARLTVDGCQKDFICFDFVPRHHNVIRYRKGLAVIKDDFSTVCSWVQFPNKEEWRYDLFLAAKPVPVRCPVAGKFNFTQKGESPFKTRILGGVTLSPRPDIRCKQNISDFSVCDTDQKEMAIDANYCLSVDYLGRPVDIYSDPDYRMKCIGFWQENLKSYLITYDDLDPLSKYRCWVYQRADLNRVLMSQAVGAFCNVKQDVTSWNYTEGAVVAVDMTEYERERDQCPMHFDDGENPWQETENYIKVFPWLIYRNATGGITGSLNAFLVSLAALLLKLLF
- the LOC129752187 gene encoding tetratricopeptide repeat protein 27-like, yielding MARIQMLNFCNKSQSEESLKNSELHVLINNCSWKECFESEGFRFNPDKLSETDREDLLKAAIIALGAFIQNNFLGPKQTCEKAITIVEGIDYRDKLRSDGEELNVNVFSPELLYMCKIIFDGLVLADNEIELEFDEAVWYLRFLVTYQRCLDDLTHSLYVKFDRLVNFLESRFDSLDNMNWKIQTHLEILQGYILFKRVSKSARWMTRLEELSGIKISIEGVLGVRTKYQQNPLPQLTLRTEGSDALGLPSSKETHGHVSLPTVLKLDDDLRLEKVQFVVEHENDSVQLPSLIQQIVLTKVLYLKVSQPKDTLADEELKPYLTSLLYQSHGPWSTRVAALFMNIEQEANHKRTVDRSLKQCEELVSLLESAQPTPMADRFSLAFCSALIPRWLIKARLGDLMISLGLIKSALDLFLELQLWENVIACYNHLELRHKSAEIIRQEIDKKPTVTLFCLLGDATDDIECYRKAWELSNESSARAQRHWGNYYFARKQYSEAIVHLNKSID
- the LOC129751528 gene encoding uncharacterized protein LOC129751528, giving the protein MLLVDVEQKALIQDVELKSQIAKSRPHTEWLDQQISMDEIRREAAEHNICTDLAAYLPPADKRGMMDPRLQLYGYTTETIHMLLLPMIKNKKEALGSMGNDAPLACLSAFQPLPYEYFKQLFAQVTNPPIDPFREKIIMSLQCPVGPEANLLAASPSQVHRIWLDNPILSIPDTEILKRNQHRGWKTKVIDITFPAKEGPDGYLTGLRRICSEAQSAAQNDFQLLMLSDRAAGPQRAPISGLLALGAVHHHLIETRQRMKVGLLLETAEAREVHHVCVLLGYGADAICPYLVFELAEALRDETVIDPTLTNDAIYKAYAQAVETGILKVMAKMGISTLQSYKGAQIFEAVGLGNDVIDLCFRGTQSRIGGVNLKTLAQEGLERHEMIYGLHNADTKILRNPGQFHWRAGGEGHINEPAAIAALQEASINENKSAYARFRDTTMNSVKQCTLRGQLQFVKGRPKIDISEVEPASEIVKRFATGAMSFGSISLEAHSTLAISMNRIGGKSNTGEGGENADRYLNQDPQHNKRSAIKQVASGRFGVTAAYLANADDLQIKMAQGAKPGEGGELPGYKVSEDIAHTRHSVAGVGLISPPPHHDIYSIEDLAELIYDLKCANPRARISVKLVSEVGVGVVASGVAKGKAEHIVISGHDGGTGASSWTGIKSAGLPWELGVAETHQVLVLNDLRSRVVVQADGQLRTGFDVAVAAILGADEFGFSTAPLIVMGCTMMRKCHLNTCPVGIATQDPVLRAKFAGKPEHVINYFFMLAEEIREIMANLGLRKFQELIGRTDLLQVREGLNNKASLLDLQMVLKSALDLRPGTNIIGGSLKQDFVLQNRVDNELIAKSQGVIDGKEQSVTFNIKIKNEERAFTSTLSYEIARKYGDDGLPNGRSININLEGSAGQSFGAFLAKGIHLNLVGDANDYVGKGLSGGSIIIRPPAESPFESHLNVIVGNVCLYGATSGRAFFRGIAAERFCVRNSGVTAVVEGVGDHGCEYMTGGVVLILGLTGRNFAAGMSGGIAYVLDVDGTFRSKVNPGMVELLGLELDEDRAFVKSLLEEFVEKTGSVVAKDLLAIWPEPCQQFVKVFPYEYQKVLKAQKEAQILQKEIKSITNGSQKVEPSVKDIEESIQDAVLAKKKLDQVLDKTRGFIKYKRETSVYRNATERQKDWNEVFNFPHVRKNLKVQAARCMECGVPFCQSNSHGCPLGNIIPKWNDLVFHGSWKEAINQLLQTNNFPEFTGRVCPAPCEGACVLGISEPAVTIKNIECAIIDHAFEQGWITPQIPAKRTGKRVAVIGSGPAGLAAAQQLNKAGHLVTVYERNDRPGGLLQYGIPTMKLSKEVVKRRTDLMAAEGIEFKCNVHIGKDVMPSQLEKEYDAVLFTTGATWPRDLNLPNRDLKGIYFAMEFLEASQKKLLGSRPDWISAEGKDVIVIGGGDTGCDCIATSLRQGAKTITTFEILPTPPEKRAEDNPWPQWPKIFRVDYGHEEVRVKWGKDPRQYSTTTKEFVSDGNGHIKGVNTIEVEWTQSPTGQWSMKEVAGTEKYFPADLILLAMGFLGPEKVAPTEMKLELDGRGNIKTTVGTYGTTNPKVFAAGDCRRGQSLVVWAISEGRQAARQIDTYLMGTPSSLPGPGGVVDPTRSP